GTCATTCGGCCGCCTCTGAGGCGCCGGGTTCGCGGGGGACGGTGAGACGGAAGCCGACGCCGCGGGCGGTGGTGACCCATCCGGGGTCGCCGAGCTTGCGGCGCAGGGCGGCCACGTGCGCGTCGAGGGTTTTGGTGGGGCCGAAGAAGTGGGGGTCCCAGACCGTGTCCATGATCTGCTGCCGGGTGCACACCGTGCCCGGATCGTCGGCGAGGAAGGCGAGCAGGTCGAACTCTCGGGGCGTCAGGGCGACCTGCCGGCTGTTGAGATGGACCTCGCGGGTGCGGCGGTTGAGGGTCAGCGGCCCCAACACCTGCGCGCCGGAGGCCGGCCGATGCGATTCGGGTGTTCGCGCGGGTCCGGTCGGCGTGAAGGCGGGGGCGCCGGCCCGGCGGGTGACGGCGCGGATGCGGGCGATCAGCTCCCGCACGCCGAAGGGCTTGGCGAGGTAGTCGTCGGCGCCGAGCTCCAGGCCGACGACACGGTCGGCCTCCTCGCCCCGCGCGGTGATCATGATGATGGGGACGGCGGAGCGGGCCCTGAGGGTGCGGCAGACGTCCAGGCCGTCCATGTCGGGCAGACCGAGATCCAGCAGGACCAGGTCCGGCGAGGTCGCGGTGGCGGCGAGCCCGGCGGTGCCGGTGCGGACGTGGTCCACAGCGAACCCGTAGCGTCCCAGGCCCTCGGTGAGAGGGCCTGCGATTCGGTCGTCGTCTTCGATGAGCAGCAGCCGCATGGCGCCAGGCTCGCACAGCTGTGTCAGGAGAGTTGAGGGGTTCAGGGGAAGCCACCAGGGATCGGAGAAGGCGAACGGGACGATGCGATCGTCGCCGTCCTCGCGTCCTTGCTCCTCATGTCCGTCTTCTTCCCCGGTGTTCGGGCTCACGCCGGTATCCGACGGGGAACTCGTCTGCGTGGGTGCGGCGGCGGTGCTCGTGCTGCCACCGGGCGACGCGGGGCCGGTCGTGACGTCCGGCGGAAGCGGCTGAGCGGTCGGCGACCTCGAATGACATCGGGTCGCCCGCCCTACGGCTCGGACGTCCCCGTCAGCCGGCGTCGGCCTCCTCGGTGCCCTCCTTCTTGGTGTCGGTGACTTTGAAGGACTTGTCGAGGTAGACCTCGATCGAGGAGCCGTCGGCCTGCTTCACCTCCACCGCGTACATGCCGGGCTTCTCCGCGTCCTCCTCGGACTTCACGACGGTGCCCGGGTACGCGCCGAGCGCCGCGGCCTCGGCCTTCCGCTTGACCTCACCGGTCAGCGGCGGCTCCGTCCTGTCGTCGGTGTCACCGCCGGCCGCCTCGGCGCCGTCGGCGCTCTGCGCCTGCTGCTGGGTGTCAGCGGCCTTGGAACCGGAGCCGGAGTCGGATCCGCCGCAGGCGACGAGTGCCCACATCAGCACGGCAGCGGGAGCGGCGAGCACGGCACGGCGGGACAGAACACGCATCAGGGAGTCTCCAAACGCTGGGAAGTCTCGCGGTTTCGAAGGCGGTGGAACCGGGCCTTCGGGGGATGACCACGACCCTAGGAACCCGTTGTTGAGAGACGGCCCAGCACATGGACAGAGGCGGACCAGCAGACCGCCAATCTTTCGCCACCCGGGCGCTGTTCACGACAGGCAGCACCTGTCGAGCCCCGGGGAAGGCCGTCGGGGGCGGAGCCTGAACCGTCGCCGCCTCAGAGAGCGGATGAGCACCTGACGGGTCGTGTCATCGGCGCCGGTCACCGTGAGATCGTCCCCGGCCCGCACCTCTGCCGGGAAGGTGCCTCGGTCCCGACGCCCGGGCCCTCCATCACGACCCGTCCCTGCTGACGGGAGTCATCGCGGGGTGGATGCCGCGGGAGGCTCCTCCCGGGTGAGGTCGGAGGGGAGTGGCTGAGCGCCGACCGGGGGCTGCAGACTTCCGTACCGTTCCATGCGTTGCCACCGCAGGCGCGAGCCCGAGACGGCGGTGAACACGGACTGGATCACGACCAGGTACATCAGCTGTCGGTAGACGAACTGCTGCAGCGGCAGGCTCCACAGGGGGCCCGGGCGTTCGCCGTCCAGACGGAACGCGTAGAGGCCCATCAGGAGTTGCAGCAGCAGGAAGGTCAGCCACAGCCCGATGATCCGGACCGGGTCGAGGAAGACGAGCCCGTAGAGGGCGAAGATGTCCACCGCGGGTGCGAGCAGGGGCAGCAGCACCTGGAAGAGAAGCAGGTAGATCAGGCCCCTGCGGCCCAGTTTCCCGGCGGCGCCGCGTTGTACGAGCGCGCCGCGGTGCTTCCACATCGCCTGGAGGGTGCCGTAGCACCAGCGGTAGCGCTGCCGCCACAGGGCGTTCAAAGAGGCCGGAGCCTCCGTCCATGCCTTGGCGCCCTCCTCGTACACCACGCGCCAGCCGTTCCGGCACAGGGCCATGGTGAGGTCGGTGTCCTCGGCCAGGGTGACGTCGCTGACTCCGCCGAGGTCAAGCAGCGCCCGGCGGCGGAACGCGCCGACCGCGCCGGGCACGGTCGGCATGCATTCGGCGAGGTCGAACAGGCGGCGGTCGAGATTGAACCCGACCACGTACTCGATGTGCTGCCAGCGACCCAGCAGGCCGCCACGGTTGACGACCTTGGCGTTGCCCGAGACGGCCCCCACGCGGGGGTCGGCGAAAGGCTGCACGATGGTGCGGACGGTGTCGGGTTCGAAGACCGTGTCGCCGTCGACCATGACCACCAGGTCGCAGGTGGCGGCGGCGAGCCCGCTGTTGAGGGCGGCGGGCTTGCCCGCGTTCCGCCGGCGGATCACCCGCACCGGCAGACCGAGTGCCTCCACCAGATCGGCGGTGCCGTCGGTCGACCCGTCGTCGACCACGATGATCTCGACCGGATGGTCGGATGCGAGCAGCGAACGCACGGCCGCCTCGATCCCGGCGCTCTCGTTGTAGGCGGGAACGATGACGCTGACCGGCTCGGTGACCCGTGGTCCCCAGGACCGGTCGGGTCCGCCCGCCCGCAGGCGGCGGTGCCGCCGGGCGGCTGTCAGTACGACGGCCGCGCGCAGCACGCTGATCGCGCCTGCCGCGTACATCAGCCAGCCCAGCAGCCGGACGACCCGGTCACCGCCCTGGAGGGCCCTGACGAGGGCCAGTCCTTGCAGGTGATCGCCCAGGCCGGCGGGCTGTACGGGTGCGGCCATGCCGACCGCGTCGGAGACCGTCGCGAACCTGAAGCCCTGCGCCTTGAGGCGTGGGACCAGGGCAGCCAGCGCGGCGACGGTCTGGGAGCGGTCGCCGCCGGCGTCGTGCATGAGCAGGACCTGCCCGCCGTGCCCGTGTGGTGTCGCGTTCGCGAGGATGCGGCGCGCACCGGGGCGCTGCCAGTCCTCGGCGTCCTGGGTGGACAGCACCGTGACGTAACCCGCCGCGTCGGCCTGCTTCAGGACGGACCAGTCGGCGTCGTCCAGCGCGCCGTTCTCCGAGGAGTACGGCGGCCTGAGCAGTGCGGTGGTGACCCCCGCGGCGCCGGCCACCGCCAACTGCGTCTCACGCAACTCCAGCGAGCGTTGCCACGGGGCGAGACGGGCCAGGTCGGGATGGGTGAAGGTGTGGATGCCGATCTGGTGGCCGTCGGCGACGATACGGCGGACCAGCTCGGGGTGGGCGACGACCTGGGTCCCGACGACGAAGAAGGTCGCGTGCACGTGGTTGCGGCGCAGCACCTCCAGGATGCGTGGCGTCCAGGTGGGGTCCGGGCCGTCGTCGAAGGTCAGCGCGATGGTGCGGGGCCGCACCCGGGCGGTGTGGGGAGAGGTGGCGGCGCCCGCGATCACGGGGCCGCCGTGGGCCACCCGGGCGGGCACCATGTCGCTCCTGCCCCGGACGCCGGTCACGGCGTCCGAGGTGATGCCGAACATGTGGTGGGTGTAGCCCTGGAGCAGCAGGGCCGTGGACAAGGTGACCGCGAACACGCTGAGCAGCAGCCAATGGGTGCGGGGTGTGATCCGGCGAGTGCGGTCGCGGCGCCGGGCGGCGCGGCGGCGGTGATGGGTCACGTCAGGAGCCTTGGATCATCTCACGGGCTTGTGGGACGTGCCGAGCGCGCGGCCCCTGGGGGTCGGACGGGTGGGCACGGCAGGAGTGGCGGCCGGGGCCGGGGCCGAGACGGAGGTGGAAGAGGTCGGAGACGCGGCGCTGGTGGGCGCCGTGGTCGGCACGGGTGTGGCCGCGGTGGTGGCGGGGGCTGTCGGCCGTTCGGTCGGACTGGCGTTCTTCTGCGCCGCCGTGGAGCGGGAGTTCTTCCGCGCCGCAGCGGACCGCGTGCTCTCCGCGGAGTCGCCGGTACCGGCGGAGGTGTCGGGCACGGACGCGCGTGGCGTGGAGCGGTCCGGGGAGTCCGGCTGGGGCACGAACGGGGCGCTGAGTCTGGGGCCGCCGAGCACGGCGCTGATCAGCAGGGCGACGTAGCCGCCCGCGGGGATCACCAGCAGCCGGGCCGCGCGCCGCACGCGGCGCTGGCGGCGGCCCGAGGAGTCCACGAAGACCGGCCGCACCGAATCGCTTCCGAACGGAGTCTCCGCTCCCGGCGTGGGATCGCCGGGCGTGCCGAGTCCCGGGGCCGGCGCGGTGAGGACGTCCACGGTGAGGACGTCACCGTGGACGCCCGACACGGTCGCGGCGGCCCCGGGTCCGGCATCGTGCACGTGCGCCTCGGCGCCGTAGAGATCCGTCCCCCGTGCGTAGGCGTCGACCGCGGGGTACGTCCCCTGCGCGAGTTGCCCCGACGCCCGGGGCGTGGCGGCCATGCCGGTGGTGGTACCGCCGTCGTGCTCGCAGGCGTAGTCGTACCCGTCCCCGGCACTGTCGTACGGATCCGCGCCGTACCCTCCGCTGCTCTGGTCCGTCCACTGCACGAGTCGTGCTCCTCTTTCTGGCCGACCGACACAGCCGTCCGCTTGGACAGAGCCGACGCGGCCGGAATTGTTACACCCCGGCCCCACAGAGCAGGACAATTCAGCACAAGAGGTGGATCGGTCGACGACGCGCGGGGCGAGCTCAGGGAGGAGGCCGCGGCCGGTGCTCTCGGCGGTGCCGCTCGGCGGCGCGGCGAGTCGCCCCCCAAGACACGTCACATCGCGAGCGCCGGGGCTCCGGGGGTGTCGGGCACACCGCATACCTGTCGCGCCTGCGAGGGTGCCGCGGGCAGTGGGGTGAGGGCCGGCCCGATCAGCGGCATGACCGCGGCCAGCATCTCCGCCTCGCTCGCGGTCCCGTCCACGACCAGATCGGCCGCTGCCCGGGAGGGCGCGACATGGGCTGCGTGGCGGTCCCTGCCGGTCTGCAGATAGTTGCGCAGGGACAGCCGGGGGTCCTGGCGCTGCGCCTCGATCTTCCGGAGGATCTTGCGGGCCAGTCGTATGTCGTCGGGGGTCTCGACGTACACCCGCCACGCCGCCCGCCTCACCACGGACGGCAGTGACAGCGCGAACAGGCCCTCGACCACCACCAGCAGCACGCCGGGGCGCCGCAGCGCCGCGTCGATGGCGTGTGCCGCCGCTGTCTCGTCGATCGATCCCGGATGGTTCCAGTCGAGGACGGCGTGCCCGTCGGCGCTGACCGTCCACACACCCCTCAGGGGGTCGTGGGCGGGCACGTAGTAGTCGTCCAGGTGGACCAGCGCCACGGTCTCGGGCCACCGCAGCGACAGGGCCTCGGCAAGGGTGGACTTGCCGGATGCGGTGCCGCCTGCAACCGCCAGTACACCCGTCATAACGGGCGCTCCTCATGTGCTCAAAGGGGGGTGGACGAAGCGGCCGGACAAGCCGGGTCCAGGGAATGTACGGCGGTGGGATCGTCGATGGCAAGCAGGGAAGCGCGGCCCGGTTCAGCGAGGCCGGGACCGCGATCTCTGTGGTCGACCCGCGCACGGTCTCGGCGAAGCCGCGGACCTTCAGCGTGACACGACGGCTCCTGGACGCGGGCGGGACATCGAGGGCCGGGGACGAGTGGTCAGGCATGCGACTCGACGTCCGCTCGACATGACGGCCGCTGTTGTCGCCGTCCTCATGACCGCCCCGTCTGCTGCCGTACCGCCGGGCGGACCGAGAAGAACCCCGTCGCAGCCGTTCGAGCTTCCTGCCGTCTCAACCGGGTTTTACGCGGGGGAAGTTGGCCCGCCACCCGCAGTGACCGCGAGTCCGCGGCCGCGACCGGCGGGTCCACTGCCCGGCCTTTCCCCCTCCCGCACGCGGTCGCGCGGCCGACGCGGAAATCGCAACCGTGCAGAGCGCAACCATCCGAGCCCGTGACCGGTCAGCCATCCCGAACGACGTGTGCGTACGGCGTTGCGGATGGTGCGGGTGAGATGGGAGTGGGACATGGCGGGGACGAGGCGATGGAGCCGCGTGACGGCACTGCTGGCGGCGGTGAGCGGGCTCGGCCTGGCAGCGCTGCCCGGCACGGCGAACGCCGCCGGCACGAAGCTGTCGATCG
Above is a genomic segment from Streptomyces collinus Tu 365 containing:
- a CDS encoding response regulator transcription factor, with the protein product MRLLLIEDDDRIAGPLTEGLGRYGFAVDHVRTGTAGLAATATSPDLVLLDLGLPDMDGLDVCRTLRARSAVPIIMITARGEEADRVVGLELGADDYLAKPFGVRELIARIRAVTRRAGAPAFTPTGPARTPESHRPASGAQVLGPLTLNRRTREVHLNSRQVALTPREFDLLAFLADDPGTVCTRQQIMDTVWDPHFFGPTKTLDAHVAALRRKLGDPGWVTTARGVGFRLTVPREPGASEAAE
- a CDS encoding PepSY domain-containing protein, with product MRVLSRRAVLAAPAAVLMWALVACGGSDSGSGSKAADTQQQAQSADGAEAAGGDTDDRTEPPLTGEVKRKAEAAALGAYPGTVVKSEEDAEKPGMYAVEVKQADGSSIEVYLDKSFKVTDTKKEGTEEADAG
- a CDS encoding bifunctional polysaccharide deacetylase/glycosyltransferase family 2 protein is translated as MTHHRRRAARRRDRTRRITPRTHWLLLSVFAVTLSTALLLQGYTHHMFGITSDAVTGVRGRSDMVPARVAHGGPVIAGAATSPHTARVRPRTIALTFDDGPDPTWTPRILEVLRRNHVHATFFVVGTQVVAHPELVRRIVADGHQIGIHTFTHPDLARLAPWQRSLELRETQLAVAGAAGVTTALLRPPYSSENGALDDADWSVLKQADAAGYVTVLSTQDAEDWQRPGARRILANATPHGHGGQVLLMHDAGGDRSQTVAALAALVPRLKAQGFRFATVSDAVGMAAPVQPAGLGDHLQGLALVRALQGGDRVVRLLGWLMYAAGAISVLRAAVVLTAARRHRRLRAGGPDRSWGPRVTEPVSVIVPAYNESAGIEAAVRSLLASDHPVEIIVVDDGSTDGTADLVEALGLPVRVIRRRNAGKPAALNSGLAAATCDLVVMVDGDTVFEPDTVRTIVQPFADPRVGAVSGNAKVVNRGGLLGRWQHIEYVVGFNLDRRLFDLAECMPTVPGAVGAFRRRALLDLGGVSDVTLAEDTDLTMALCRNGWRVVYEEGAKAWTEAPASLNALWRQRYRWCYGTLQAMWKHRGALVQRGAAGKLGRRGLIYLLLFQVLLPLLAPAVDIFALYGLVFLDPVRIIGLWLTFLLLQLLMGLYAFRLDGERPGPLWSLPLQQFVYRQLMYLVVIQSVFTAVSGSRLRWQRMERYGSLQPPVGAQPLPSDLTREEPPAASTPR
- a CDS encoding uridine kinase family protein, which translates into the protein MTGVLAVAGGTASGKSTLAEALSLRWPETVALVHLDDYYVPAHDPLRGVWTVSADGHAVLDWNHPGSIDETAAAHAIDAALRRPGVLLVVVEGLFALSLPSVVRRAAWRVYVETPDDIRLARKILRKIEAQRQDPRLSLRNYLQTGRDRHAAHVAPSRAAADLVVDGTASEAEMLAAVMPLIGPALTPLPAAPSQARQVCGVPDTPGAPALAM